In the genome of Vicia villosa cultivar HV-30 ecotype Madison, WI unplaced genomic scaffold, Vvil1.0 ctg.002073F_1_1, whole genome shotgun sequence, one region contains:
- the LOC131637709 gene encoding probable pectinesterase/pectinesterase inhibitor 36: protein MTTYATVLFLFFVMFITTSFCFQEMEILQMAKTQVSQAMNWVDNSMKLHGLESVSMVSSLNQTSGLALRDCAKLYEESEFRLRDMMVGKRGHSKDDALIWVSALMTNHRTCLDGLKEKGYVGDNHVLGRNLTSLLGQMLVLYSNNKVKGKEQSQRITILEENNGLLESWSVANHEADFTVAQDGSGSYRTIKEAVDALASRGHNRPSRVVIHVKAGVYHEKVEIGSKLHNVMFVGDGIDKTVVTGNRNFKSGSSTLNSATFDVSGDGFWARDMTFENTAGPQNHQAVALKVSSDLSVFYRCSFKAYQDTLYLFSNRQFYRDCHIYGTIDFIFGDAAAVLQNCDIVVRKPMSYQSNFITAQGRDNPNEPTGFSIQNCRVRPDSEFATVKGSVETYLGRPWKKYSRTVFMKSDLDGLVHPKGWGEWEGSFAISTLFYGEYMNTGNGAATGNRVSWPGFHVLKSVEEASPFTVSRFLQGGNWISASGVPFDSGI, encoded by the exons atgacaACCTATGCCACCGTTTTGTTTCTCTTCTTTGTCATGTTCATAACCACTTCCTTTTGTTTTCAAGAAATGGAGATTCTCCAAATGGCCAAAACACAAGTTTCACAAGCCATGAATTGGGTTGATAACTCTATGAAATTGCATGGCTTGGAGAGTGTGAGTATGGTCTCATCATTGAATCAAACAAGTGGTTTGGCTTTGAGAGATTGTGCTAAGCTTTATGAGGAGAGTGAGTTTAGGCTTAGGGATATGATGGTTGGAAAGAGGGGTCATAGTAAAGATGATGCTCTTATTTGGGTGAGTGCATTGATGACAAATCATAGGACTTGTTTGGATGGGTTGAAGGAAAAAGGGTATGTTGGAGATAATCATGTTTTGGGTAGAAACTTGACAAGTTTGCTTGGCCAAATGCTTGTTTTGTATTCAAATAACAAAGTCAAAGGCAAAG AGCAATCTCAAAGAATTACAATATTAGAAGAAAACAATGGACTTTTAGAATCATGGAGTGTTGCAAACCATGAAGCAGATTTCACAGTGGCACAAGATGGTTCTGGAAGTTATAGAACAATAAAAGAAGCAGTGGATGCACTTGCTTCAAGGGGGCATAATCGTCCTTCAAGAGTTGTCATACATGTTAAAGCAGGAGTGTACCATGAAAAAGTTGAGATTGGAAGTAAGTTGCATAATGTTATGTTTGTTGGAGATGGAATTGACAAAACTGTTGTCACTGGAAATAGAAATTTTAAGAGTGGCTCCAGCACTCTTAACTCTGCCACATTTG ATGTATCAGGGGATGGATTCTGGGCAAGAGACATGACATTTGAGAACACAGCCGGACCACAAAACCACCAAGCTGTAGCCCTGAAAGTAAGTTCAGACTTATCAGTCTTCTACAGATGCAGCTTCAAAGCCTACCAAGACACACTCTACCTATTCTCGAATCGACAATTCTACCGCGACTGTCACATCTATGGCACAATCGACTTCATATTCGGCGACGCGGCCGCGGTACTCCAAAACTGCGACATTGTCGTCCGAAAACCAATGAGCTACCAATCAAACTTCATAACCGCCCAAGGACGCGACAATCCCAACGAACCGACCGGATTTTCGATACAAAACTGTCGGGTTAGGCCGGATTCGGAATTTGCTACGGTGAAGGGTTCTGTGGAGACTTATTTAGGTAGGCCTTGGAAGAAGTATTCAAGGACAGTGTTTATGAAAAGTGATTTGGATGGTTTGGTTCATCCTAAAGGGTGGGGTGAATGGGAGGGGAGTTTCGCGATTTCGACTCTGTTTTATGGGGAATATATGAATACTGGAAATGGTGCTGCTACTGGAAATAGGGTTAGTTGGCCTGGTTTTCATGTGTTGAAGAGTGTTGAGGAAGCTTCTCCTTTTACAGTGAGTAGGTTTTTGCAAGGTGGGAATTGGATTTCAGCTTCTGGGGTGCCATTTGATTCTGGAATTTGA